The window GCTGTTGATGAAGCTATGACCAAAGGCCATTCAAGACATATCTTTACCTCTTCAGCAAGGGTGAGAAACTTCTTTGCGTGAGTAGGATCATCATACCCAGATGATCCTAAAGCCAGCATTCCAGGAGCAAAGCAAGCCAATTCATCCATCTGAAAATTGATGAGAAAGAAACATGGGAACTGTCAATCTATCACAACAGCACCAATGAATATATTGGTTATACCTTATGGGTCAGAGAACTTCCACTCTTCTCACAGATATATGTAAAGGAGGAAGGTGTTGATTTCTTAACCAAGCTTAGCAGACCATTCATTGATTTCTCCCACATATCTCTGATGCCAAGATTCCAACACATAACAATATACTACCAAATATCAAAACTACAAGACCagcaaagaaaagaagaaaatatatgtTCTTCCTGTCTTtgactacatatatatatatgatcagtagaaaaaaagttaaaacttaCCTATAGTGTTTCACTGTTAAAGTTTTGTTCCCAAACACCCAAACTTTAAGTAAATATTCATAAAAGCTGCAAGCAAAATATTAGCAGTCACATATCAACAAACCAGAGCAAAACCAGAAGGGATCAATTGAAAAAAGAAACCTGTCTCCCCCGCCACCAAATGTTATGGTCGAGTATGATGGTTCAGCTGTATCGGGATTTATATAGACTGGAAGTAAACCGTCAGCAGGGTAGTTCTTATTTAGTACTGTAATGACCTTTTCTACCTGATACACAGAGTTACAGACAGGTCAAACATACCAATCAGTATGTAATATGTGGTAAGTTAATCATGCTACAAGTTGATGGAGAAACACACCTTTTGCTGATATTTAGGGTCCCCAGTCCTCTGAGAAAGGGCAATAAACTCGAGCTGTTCAGTACCAGATTCTGCAAGATTACTGTCTCCCTAGTACAAGAAACATGTTAAAACACAATCAACTACACTTATATGCCACATGTAGAAGTTGATAATATACAGTTAAGGCATTAAGTAATGTAGGAGTTACCCCTCCCCATGTAGGGTTGTGAGCGTTTCCATGTCTCAAGTTGATAATGTTATATGGAATGCCAGATGGAGTGTCCCATGCAGGCAATAATCTATCTGCTATATCCTTGGCCTTTTCAAGGAAAAGTTTATCCCCAGAAAGATCATACGAGCTGAGAAGCCCTCCCACCACTCTAAAAGCCAACAAAGAGAAAAGACATAAGCACAAGATGACTCTTCTTAGTACAGGTAAGAAAAAAACATGGTAAACCAAGTTATATGCAACCTTATGGTTGTCTCGAACATACTGGCGTCATAGTCCTTGTCGAAATCTAATGACGCTGCAACCCACCTGCAAATTAAAGACTATAAGCAATGCTTATTTATATCATGCCTAGAAAATGGTGAGGATGGAAGAGAATCTACTCACTCTCTAGCTTTCTGAAACTGTTCGTGTAGACCCATTATATAGAGTGTATCTAATGCATCTATTATAGTCGCTCCCAAGCCACCAAAGCTGTCAACACCATCTTTTGTCTGGGGCTGATAatgcaaaaagaaagaaagaaacaaaatagcttcacacacacatatatgttTTGGCATTGCAGCTTAAGCATACATTTTCAGAAGAAGCTGTACCTGAAGCTCGTCTTTTCCCCAGGCATACTTTTCATATGAACTCCAAGCATGAATCATTGCTTCTTTTACTCTCTGCCTTCGCCTGGCATCAACCGGTTCTTCCTTGACACTCTTCAGTGTCCTCATAGTTGCATCCTCCTTGACGCTTTTTACATCTCCCAGCTAgcagaaatatataaaaaaaagttcgAGTTATATAAAGATCCTAAAGTTTCTCAAAATCAAATGAGCTTTTAAGTGTTTTGGGTTCTTACCATCAGCTGCAACCTCAAGACTTGTTTAtttaacttcaaaacttcaaactgCAACAcataaaagcaagaaaaaaacacacataATAAGATACATTCTTAATTCAAACAGAGAGTCATCTAGGAATGGATTGTGATTTTCCTCAAGAGGTTGAGTCACACCACCTTACTACTTTTCattaagacttttttttttacttttcattaattagtttaataattaattacttTTCATTAAACTGGATTAGCTTCTATCAGTTGAGCTATAAGCTATTATGGTAGAGCTGCTATTGAATAGAGAGGAAAAGTACCTCGTGATCTCGGGCACGCGTTTGACGGTCCCAAACGACCATTGAAACAGAGATGAAGAGGATGAAAAGCAAAGCTAGACGCATAGTCCTTCCGAGATTATAAGCAGGGTTGACGTACTTCCATATCCCATGACCAGTAACCAGTCTACTCCTCGCCATCTCGATTAGAACTTTGAGGGAGATCCGGTAAGAATCAGTTAGGAAGAAGAAAcattagtttgtttttttttcaagataGAAAGAGAAAAACCAAACAAGCTGGGTGTGAAAAGTGTCGGAAAGAATATAAATAGAAATGAGCgtccatttatttttattttttagtttatataacgCTGACCGCCAGTTTAGATCTTTGGCTGTGTGTATAGAAGTGTGAGACGGGTTACATTGACTAGCTAGCACCCCATCCTTTGTTCTATCAAAACACCGTGTGTTTGGGATTTGATTCTCAAGAATTTTCAACTGACTTGacttgatcaaaaaaaaaagaaaaaagttttgACTTTTACGACAAAGACTATAATAAGCTAATCAAAGCTAACCGGCCCTGGGTGGAGGTTTTGTTTggggaaccaaagctgacccaAAATGTTTGTTAggattattgtttttttcttctagaATCTTAGAGATAGAGATACAAACATGGCTAGCCTTAGCCCTAAGGCCTAAGTTTAGCTCACCAAGCACcaataaaattcaatttttgtaaataaaaatcttATAGGATAATGGTTCATGAACAAAATTTCCTTTTTATACTTTACGGGGTCAACtgaatataaatttaaacaattaGCTCAAAACAAACATATGAAagtttactttttaatatttaaacaaacaaggtaaaaaataatcaaattttattttatttcttgttAAAGTAGGGCTATTAATATTCACGCAATATCCAAGTAAACTTTATCTTATACGAATCAGAAATGAGATGTAATTATGAAATGTGATAATATTTGTTCAATATGTGGAAAATCAGACAAATTCATTATCTTTGAATGTTCTTCAGCACTACAAACCACTATTCATTATCTTCGACTTTTTCAGTCCCACCATCATATCCATCAGTTTTCCCAATTAATGGAATTTATACGAACACAAATTCCCTTTTTTCTCTGGAAGGATTGATGACTTCAATAATGACGAGACAAACTCTTATTCATGAACAACTTTGGGAGAAGGTCTTGTATTCCAGTGGTTTCTCTTCTCGCAGACACGACTGTTAGAAGTCGCATGTTCAATTTTCTATCGGCGCGGTATAACTCTCCAAAATAAATCTTAAGAGATTTTTCTGGATTTAGAGCACCGCTTGCGGTAGAGTATAGTCactattaaaagtttaaaacagtttttgtttacaaaaaaaaacttagttcaTCTGAAAAACATTGAATgcaaaattgtttaaaaatattgataGAAACGTCACTGTCCGACATGCATAAAGAGAATGTAGTGTTTG of the Brassica rapa cultivar Chiifu-401-42 chromosome A03, CAAS_Brap_v3.01, whole genome shotgun sequence genome contains:
- the LOC103859891 gene encoding mannosyl-oligosaccharide 1,2-alpha-mannosidase MNS2 produces the protein MARSRLVTGHGIWKYVNPAYNLGRTMRLALLFILFISVSMVVWDRQTRARDHEFEVLKLNKQVLRLQLMLGDVKSVKEDATMRTLKSVKEEPVDARRRQRVKEAMIHAWSSYEKYAWGKDELQPQTKDGVDSFGGLGATIIDALDTLYIMGLHEQFQKAREWVAASLDFDKDYDASMFETTIRVVGGLLSSYDLSGDKLFLEKAKDIADRLLPAWDTPSGIPYNIINLRHGNAHNPTWGGGDSNLAESGTEQLEFIALSQRTGDPKYQQKVEKVITVLNKNYPADGLLPVYINPDTAEPSYSTITFGGGGDSFYEYLLKVWVFGNKTLTVKHYRDMWEKSMNGLLSLVKKSTPSSFTYICEKSGSSLTHKMDELACFAPGMLALGSSGYDDPTHAKKFLTLAEELAWTCYNFYESTPTKLAGENYVFNSGSDMSVGASSNILRPETVESLFYLWRLTGNKTYQDWGWNIFEAFEKNSRIETGYVGLKDVNTGVKDNKMQSFFLAETLKYLYLLFSPATVIPLDEWVFNTEAHPLKIVPWKDQVNPGQSNSVQQRKPRVSLRKRRFGRMEHK